The window TGCGGGGCCTGCTCGAGACGATCGCGCCGGACCGGCTCGAGGTCAGCGACCGCACCACGCTCGCGGGGCTCGGCGACTGGGCCCGGGAGGCCGGCGTCCCGTCCCTGATGATGCTCCACGAGCGGGTCGACGGCGTGCTGCGCTCCTGGATTCCCGGCGCAGCCGAGGGCGGTCACGTGGCGGCGTTCGGCGCGACGGTGACACCCGCTCTGGCCGACCGGTACAACCGCGCCACGCTCACCCGGTTCGACCGGCTCGTGGCCACCACCCAGTTCGCCGCCGGCGAGGTGGAACGCCTGGCCGCCCGCACCCGGGGCGCCGCGCTCCCGCCCCTGTACCGCGTGCCGCTGGGTGTGGACCTGGAGCAGTTCCGGCCCGACCGGTACTCCGACGAGGCGCGCGCCGAGTACGCGCCGCCCGGGACCGCGCTGATCGTGCTCGCGAGCCGCCAGTCCGCGGAGAAGCGGCCGGACCTCGCGGTCGACGCCGCCGCGCAGCTCCTGCGGGACGGCCGCCCAGTGCGACTCGTCGTCGCGGGCTCCGGGCCGCTCCTGCCGAAGATGCGGAACCGGGCCGAGGCCGCCGGTCTGCCGCACCGGTTCCTCTCGTTCGTCCCCGACCGCGACCGGCTCGCAACCCTGCTCAGCTGCGCCGACGTCGTCATCGCGCCCGGACCGATCGAGACCTTCGGGCTCGCGGCGCTGGAGGCGCTGGCGTCCGGGACGCCGGTGGTCTGCAGCTCGTCGAGCGCGCTGCCCGAGGTGGTCGGCACCGCCGGCGCCTCGGCGGCGCCGGACGCGGCTGCGCTCGCCCTGGCTCTGCACGACGTGCTGGACCGCGATCCGATCCGGCGGCGCAAGGACGCCCGCGCGCGCGCCGAGCTGTTCCCGTGGAGCGCCACCGGGGACGCAATGCTCGAGCTGCACTCTCGCAGGGCCTTCGACCTGACGGCGGACCCGATCCAGGTAGGCACCGTGGAGCGTCGGTGAGATGACGGCACCGGCGGGACGTGAGCGCTGCTCTCGACTGCTCGCCCTCGGTGACTCGATCACCGTGGGTGTGGGCGACACCGTCGGCCCCGACGCCGAGTACGGCCCGGGCTGGGCCGCCCATCTCGCCACCGTGCTCGGCATGGAGGCGTTCACGAACCTCGCCTCCAACGGCGCACGCTCCCACGACGTCGCGCGCACGCAGCTCGACGCCGCACTGGCGCTGCGGCCTCGGGTCGCCACGGTGCTGGTGGGTGGCAACGACGTGCTGCGCAGCGACTTCGACGCGCGGCTCACGCTCACGGACCTGCACCGGAGCGTCAGCGAGCTGGTTCGCGGCGGCGCCGACGTCGTGCTGGTGCGCCTGCCCGTGATCGGCCTCTTCGAGCTCAGCCCCCGACTGGTGCGGCACGTGATGCGGCGCCGGGTCGCGGCGATCAACGCGGCGGTCGATGAGGTCGCGGTGGCGGTGGGCGCGGCGGAGGCGTCAGCGCCGGGACCGGGCAACGGACCGAAGTCGGCGCGCGGCCGGGTCGTCGTAGTGGATGCGACGCAGGCGATCGCTTCCGCCGGCGCCAAGGCCTGGCACGTGGACCGGGTGCACCCGTCACCTGCCGGACACCGCCGGCTGGCGCTGGCCGCCGCGACCGCCCTGGCCGACCTGGACCCGGCGTACCTGGCCGCCCTGGTCCCGCCCTCCGAGAACGGCGCTGTGTCACCGGCGTCGACCGCCAGGAAGGCAACGCAATTCTCGCCCGCCGAGGTCGGCACCGGCACGCCCCGGGCAGCGGCCCTCGCGGCCCTGCTGCCCGAGGCGCCCGACCCGCCGTCCGTGTGGCAACGAGTGGTCTGGCTCCTGCGGGCTGGGCTGCCCTGGTGCCTACGGCGGGGCCGGGACTTCCTGCCCGGCCTGCTCCGCGCGGTTGTGCACGACCTACGGGCGGAACGGGCGTTTACGCCCGGCGGCATGCTGACGAGCTTCGCCGACTCCGGCCTGGACCCGCGCCGGCGCATCGGCCGGGGCTGACTCGCGGCCGGTCGAGCGGCACGATCAGGCCAGCGGCATCAGCCCGCGCTCCGCGAATACCTTCCTGGCGGCGCCGACAGCGTTCAGCGCGCGCGGGAACCCGCAGTAGACGGCGCTGTGCAGAAAGACCTCGATGATCTGCTCAGGGGTCAGCCCGACGTTGAGCGACGCATCGATGTGCACCTCGAGCTGTGCCTCGCTGCCACCGAGCGCGGTGAGTATGCCGAGGGTGACGAGCTGACGCTGCTGCGGCTCCAGCTCAGACCGGGCGTAGATGTCCCCGTAGCCCCACGCGACGATCTGGTGCCCGAGCTCGGGAGCGATGTCCGCCAGAGAGTCGATGACGCTGTGGCCGGGGTCGTCGTGGATGGAGTCCAGGACCGCCTTGCCGGATGCGAACCGCTCTGCGCGCAACGCCTCGTTCTCGGACATCGTTTTCTCCCTCTGAGCCGCCGTCAGGGTGCTGCAGGCTCGTTCGATGGACACCGGAGCTAGCGCCGGGTGGGCGCGCCCCAAGTCCAGCCCATGATCACGCATGGACGCAAGAGCATCTGCGCAGGTCACGATCACTTTTTACAGTCGGCTGCCCGACGGCGATCACCACCGCTCCTGGCGTCCACCGCTGAGCGGGTCGACACTAAGCGGATCACGGCGCCGGACGGGAAGGAAGGCCGAGCGATGAGGAACGTGCCGCGGCACGCCCGGAGCGGTTCTGCCCGGTCTCGCCGACCTGCCCGGCCAGTGAACCAGCAGGGCACGAGCACACCGCTCCGGCGTGCTGCCCAGGCCGCCTACACCCGCTCGGACCGGACCATCCCGTTCGAGCGACGCGCGCCGGCCCGGCAGACCTACTGGGTCCAGGCCACGCGGCGTGCGCTGGAGGCAGCCCTCGACCCGAGCGAGCTGTCCGGGGTGATCGCTGCACACAGCCAGTACGACTACGACGCCTCCAGCGGCATGTACCGGTGCGTCTGCGGCTGGTACCTGACCCGGGACTGGCAGGAGCACACGGCCGCCGTGATCCGCTCCCACCTCCTGGGCGGCAGCCGGTCAGGGTCGTTGCCGTGGCTGCGCTACCGGGTTCCGTAGGGCGATCGGCTGTACGTGTCCATCTGACGACGAGCGCTCCCAGGCCCAGACCGGCGTGAAAGCGGACCGCTACGCGGGATCGATCAGCGTGCGGATGACGGTGACGACGGCGGTCGTGTCGTGTCCGGTCGCGTCGTGGCGGGTCACGCGTTCCAGGGAGACAGTGCGGGGCTGCTCGCAGATCGCGTAGGAGCTCGGTGCTACCTGGACGCGAGTGGGCCACGGCTTGTCGGTGCTCGTCAGGGGAACAACGATCGCCAGCCGCATGGCTCGGTGCTGGCGGGCGCTGGACAGCACCAGGTGCGGCCGGCGCTTCGCCTGCTCTCGGCCGACCGTGGGGTCCATGGACAGCCAGATGACATCGCCGCGCTGAACGTTCACGCGGTGGACTCCTGGGCACGGATCATCTGCTCTTCGGCGGCGTACTCACCCTCGGCGGGCCATGCGCCCTCTTCGCGGGCCTGGGCCTCGTACTCGTCAGGGTCGATGGCGTCCATCGCTTCCCAGAACTGGCGGCGCTCGTGCTCCTCGATGAGGGCGGTGACGGTCTCGTCGGCCGTCTTGAGCGGCTTGCCATGGAACGTGACGTGCGCAAGCCGCTGCCGCGTGGTGCGGGCAATGGTGATGGTCGTTGTCTCGTTCATGAGATCTACAATGACAGGTTCCATGACACGTGTGAACCCCATCTGGACCACAACGCTGTCCATACGGACCACACAGCCGTCCATGCGGACACCACAGCTGCTGACACTCGCGAGGCTCGTCGGCATACTGTGAGCCGCTTGGGCGTCGAAAGTTTGGACGGACTGGATCCCATGTTGAGGATGTCTAAGGAAAAGATCTCCGTGGTCGACGGGACCTGCGCGGAACGGTTCAGCTGGCCGGTCGAACACCTCGGGCAGGATGAGCACGGCACATGGCTGGGCGCGCGGCGCGGGAACCCGGTCCGTCAGCCCGACGGCCGCCGCGAAGAAGCTCAGGAACACGATGCCGTCTGGCTTGTCGCGGAGGGCGCATGGTGCCTGCCCGCCTTCTGGTTCACCGACTCGACCGACCTCACTATCGACATCTGCACACCGCCGAGGCTCGATGGAGGCGTGTGGACCTTCGTCGATCTGGAGCTGGACCTGTTTCGCAACGCCGATGGTTGCGCCGGCATCGTCGACCAGGACGAGTTCGACGAGCTGGCTCTGTCCGGACACCTCACCGACAGCCAGGTAGCGACCGCAACCGAGGTCGCACAATCGTTGCTGCCTCTCGTGCAGATGGAGGCAGAACCCTTCGGCGGAGCAGCGAGAGCATGGCTGCGGTCACTTCGCTCATAGCGGTTCTCGTCGATCCCCACCGAGCTGACGAAGAACTGCGATTCGGACGGTAAATGGACGGCACGGCATGACGAAGGCCCCCAGATCCGCATAGTTCTGCGGTTGGGGGCCTTCAGTGTGCGGTAGCGGTGGGGTTATGCCGCGACCTTGTATGGGTTCGCACGCGTCAGTACGCAGCCCCTCTGACCTGCAAGAACACAGGCTCGTGTTGATACTGGGCAGGATCGAGTGGGACGCGTCAGGATCAGAAAGACGGGGGTAAGACGGGTCCTGCGGCCACCTGAAACCAAGCCGCCGCCGACCTGGCGATGAACACCCAACCCGCGAACCGGCGCTCGACCGCGCACTGAGGCTAGCTCGGTCTTCCGACAGGATGCCGTGAGGGAGCCGCACGCCACTCCGTCACGCCCTTCGCTCAGCGGTCACCTGCTCGCCATCGGTAAACCCGCGCAAAGGCCTTAATGTCACCCGCCTCGACGCCCTTGATTTTGGGAAGAGCGCCGTCATGAAGGCCCGCCAACCCTTCTTCCAGAAATGCGATCTCGCGCACGGTGAACACAGGAACGCTGATCTCAAACGCATCCTCATCGGCTCGGATAAATTCGAGATCCTCGAACCGGCAAGTGTCAATTGTGCGATCCATGACCGGACTCGTCACGATGCCGCCCCATGTCTGCATCTTTGCGCCGTCCGCGTAATGGAAATTGAAGAGTTGTCGCATTGGGAGACCGTGGGCTTCTCGACTGGCCGTGTGAGCACGAGCCTGAAGAATGCCTCGTTGGACCTTAGCTGGACCCCATCCCGCCATGTCCTTTTCTGACAGATCATCATCGACCAGATCGCCTAGATTATTGCGTACATTATCCAGGCGGTCCCCTGGCCTGACGCCCGAGGATGCTCCATTTATCGTCACAATGACGACGCTGCCGGGACAGCACGATCGAATCACGAAATCCACGTCGTGCAAGACCCCGGTTGTAAGCACATCAGTATAATCTAGCCAGACAATGCTCGGAATCGTCCAGTCGACCTCAGGTAGTTGGTCACGCGCTTCACCCATCAGCAGACGAATGCTCCGGTACGGCTTATTGAACTCCAGGCGATGTTGCATCTGGGTATCGCGTTCGATGCTCGTCATCTTTGGAATTCCAAGAGCCCGGTGAAATTCAACAAAGTCAATAAACTCCAGGCCGCCAAAACCAACGTACTGATAGCTATCAAAAGGAGCGATCTGCGTCAATCGTCGACTGGCGTCCACGATCATCTTCCGCTGCGCAGCCTTGGCCGGCCGGAACTCGTAAGTTTGCGCCATTAGTCAATCTCTTGGTCATAGAAGTAGTCGAACGTCAAGCGACCGACTTCTGACCCACTACTTGCACCCAGTAGATCCGCGACCTCTTTGAACTTGTCAAGGTCCACGGTGTACTGGACGCGCTGAATTCGTGGCGCTGGAGACCTTGGCTTTGCTGGCGGGGAAGCTGGTGCGACCATCTGAGCCGAAACAGCGAGGGACGCAATTGGCTGCTCTGGCGCCGCATCGAATGCAGCAACAATCTCCGGCTTCTCGTCCTCATCTTCGATCCGCGCGCGAACCTGCTTCTCACGGTTGAGCACCGCCTGTACAGCAACAAGTGTGGTCTTCATCTCGGACTGGACCGCGCGAAAGACAGGCGAGTCCCTGTCCACCGCTGTCTTTGTAGTGTTCCAAGGCAGAAGGCCAGCATCGTCCGATGACAGGTACACGAACCCCCGAAAGCGGCGATACTGTGGGTGATACGCAGCCGCAGGGTTTCCCCACCCTGTTATGGGGCTTCGGTCCGCCACGAGAAGCAAGCGGTCGTTGCAGAACAGGTACCAACCAGCGTCTCCCGGATCCTGGAAGTTCTCTGCCTGGCCGTCGTCCTCAAAACCTCGGTCCTTCTCGCGCCGTGTCGCGACGGTGCCAGCGTAAAGCTTGACATCGACGACACCTTCTCCTGATCTGACCTGAAACTCCTTAAATACAGGCTTGACCACATCGGAGACCTGAAGCGCCGGCCGAGATGCCGCGAGGGGCTCACCCCCGTTTAGATAGATCTTCAGACCGTGCTGAATCGACTCCTGATGACGGACGCGAAGTTCCGTTCGCAACAGTTTTTGCACGGAAGGATCACAGAGATCATCCTGCACACTCTGGTGGAGATCCGTGATTGCGATCGTGGTCCCCCGAACTTCATCGGGAGGAAGTGAAATACCTTCTTGGACGGTATCGAACTCGAACGTCCAGTCCTGCTGTTGCGCCCATTCTTCAACATCGACGGCCAGCTTGAACTGCGAGTCCTGACCCCTAGCATTAGGATCACGATAGGCAGATTCAACCTCGAAAGCGCTCCCAATCTTGAAGATCGCACGTTTCATCCCGACACCGAATTGGCCCACCGATCGCTTCACTCCGGCGAAGTCGCGTGAGCGGCCGAACCGGAACGCATAGTGCCTAGCGATGCTCGCAGAGATGCCACCAGAGTTGTCGGAGATGGTGAAGGCCTCCTCCGAGAGGTCGATTTTCACCCATTGGCCGGCGAGATCACCGTCTGGATGGAGGTCACGCGCACCGTCGACACTGTTGTCCACTAGGTCGACGACTGCTGGCAGCAGCTCGATGTCCTTCGTCAACATCTCGATGAAGAAGCGTTTTTCAGCGCCTGCGTCCACGGTCGTGTCAGTGTCGGATGTCACCATGGAGTCATGATGCCCGAAACCTACCCCTTGGGTCGATGGCTCCCTGCGGTGGGGCTGGCGTTCGGGCGACCGATGTGCGATCGTCCTCAGGTGCATGCAACCCCCGCTCGTGACCGCCTCACCAGGCCGATCGCCGTCGACCTGTTCTCCGGAGCCGGTGGCATGAGCCTGGGCTTCGAGCAGGCGGGGTTCGACGTCGTAGCAGCAGTCGAATACGATCCCGTCCACGCAGCGACGCACGCATTCAATTTCCCGCAGAGCGAGGTTCTGTGCCGAGATATATCCCGCATTTCTGCAACGGACGTGATGGGTGCTGCCGCACGTGGATTCAGGCGTTCTCGGCCGGGCATACCTTGGCCAGGACGCATTGACGCACTCATAGGCGGCCCACCGTGTCAGGGGTTTTCATCGGGCGGGAAGCGCGAAGAAGGCGATGAGCGCAATAATCTTCTGCTCCACTTTGTTCGCCTGGTTGAAGAGTTGAGGCCTCAGACCTTTTGCCTTGAGAACGTTGCAGGCCTCCTTGAATCCAAATTTGATTCAATCCGGACTGCAGCATTCGCCCGCCTGGTCTCTGCGGGGTACACGTTGTCCGGCACCGATGCGCCGGTGAACAGTCTGAATTTCGCCGTGCCGCAGACACGGCGCCGCGTGATAGTGCTGGGCTCGCTCGGCGGCATCGCCCCGATTCGACCAATTCCGGTGCAGGGAGAGATCACGGTGAAGGAGGCTTTCGAGGGGCTTCCGTCGCCTTTCAACTATGACGAGCTGCTTGGGGCGGACGAAGTGGAGCTGCGTGTCGAAGATGCTCTCCTTAGAACTTCCATCAAGAGTTCGTATGCGCGCCAGCTTGCTGGCATCGATCCGTTGCCGGGGGATAAGTCGAGGCCGCGATTGTGGGAGAGCCAGCGGTTGACTGGTTCGCGCCGCACGACGCACACCGCAGAGACCATCGAGCGCTTCGGAGCTACCGCGCAGGGGGCCGTCGAACAGAAGAGTCGTCTGTATCGGCTGCCTCTGAAAGGACCATCCAGGACGCTGCGAGCCGGCACCGGATCTGAGCGCGGAGCCCATACCTCACCGCGACCGATCCATCCGTTGGAGAATCGAGTCATCACGGTTCGTGAGGCCGCCCGGCTGCATGGGTACCCCGATTGGTTCCGGTTTCACACGACAAACTGGCACGGTCATCGCCAAGTCGGAAATAGCGTCCCCCCGCCGCTTGCCCGTGCGGCGGCGAAGTCTCTACTCAAGACGCTTCGCTATGCTCCCAGTGCGCTGCGGACTGCAGTGTCGCTCGGCGACGCGAGCCTGCTCATGCTCTCTAGGACTCTCGCGCAGGCGGTCATGGACGCGCGGACCGATGAGATCCCTGCCTCAAGAGATCGCGGATTCCGATCAGTCGTTAGCGATCACCTGTTAGACGAGACGGCCGAGGCTGGCTGATGCTTGAGCATCGGTTGCTGGGAGCGCTCAGTGTCCCGCTGGCCGTACGGGGTAGATCAGAGGGTCACCCGCCAGTAGCCGGCGTTCTAGGAGGCCGACGGCGTCGCTGACCCACTCGATATGGGCCACATCGGTACGCGAGTTGGTTGTCACGTCCACAAGCTCTGTGTTTAGCCATCTGAGCCAAGCGACGAACTCACTGTCATCGGGACGGGCAAACTCGGCTGTCTTGAGCGCAAGGTGCGCGGCCTGCATGAGCTCGTTGACCAGGTCCTCCGGCAACTCGACGTAATCCGGGGTGCCGGCCGCCACCTTCGTAAATTCGGTGGCGAACTCGTGGATCCTCAGCGCCGCAGTCAACGCCCGGTCCCGATCCTGTGCTGCGGCATTGGCCTCGATAGCCGTTTTGGTGGTGCGTAGTGCGATCACTGCGGCGACTGCACCACCGATGATCGCGCCGAGAAATCCATCGAACAGGCTCAGCGTCACGGTCTCCCACGTCATCGGCCGACCGTAGCTTGGCCAGGGGGGCCACGGCGCCGAAGCGCTGGCAGTTGCAGGACGGTTCACCCTCCCAAGCCGTCGTGCACCTGCTAGCAGCTCGGCGTTAGCAGCGCTAGACATCGTCAAGAACAGAGGCGCCGACCTCCATCAAGTGGGGGCCTCTCGCTTGACCGAAGGGCGTGCAAGTAGGCCATCGACGCAATTACGAGAGCGCGCCGACAATCGCCAACCACTCGCGTGCCGAGGTTCGGACCGTGGCGTAGTCACCGGTTGCCATGCTGTCGCCGACGAGGTCGGAGCCGACGCCGAGGGCGACCGCTCCGGCGTCGAGCCAGGAGCGGGCATCCTCTCGGGTGATCGTTCCGGTGGGCATAATCCCGGCGTCGGGCAGTGGCGGCAGGAGCTGCCATAGGAACTTCGGGCTGTGCGAGCTAGCGGGGAAGAGCTTGACCACCTCGGCACCTGCCTGAGTGGCGGCGTCGATCTCGCTGGGTGTGAACACGCCGGGCACGAACGCGATATCGCGTTCCCGGGCGTATTCGACCACGGGCATGGACATGCTCGGCGCAACGAGGAAGTTCGCGCCAGCGTCGATGGCTCGCTGCGCGTCGGCGACGTTCCGCACTGTGCCAGCGCCGATGTACGCGGTGTCGCCGAGGCGGGCTGCGACCTTGGTGACCACGGATAGAACCTCTGGCCCGGCGATCGGGAACTCAAGTGCTCGGATGCCCTCGGACACCAACACTTCGGCGACGTCGGCAAGGCGATCGACGTCTTCGCCGCGCAGGATCGCGAGGAGACGGGCTTCTCGGATGGCTTCGGCCGCGCTCGACGGACGCGCGGTCATGCTGCCGCCGTCACGGTGGCGAGCATCTTGGTTGCCTGGCTCTGCAGCGGCTCACTGGATGCGGAGTTGTCGATGATGACGTGGTCTGCCACTGGCAGGAAGTCGAGGTTGATTCCCGCGACGTAGTGGTTCCAGTCCGCGAGCTTGCCCGTGTCGCGGGCGGCTCCGCGGCGCTTGAGGTAGGTGTGCATCGTGCTGGCGTCGCAGCGGACCCAGACCAGAGTCAGGCCGACCCCTGCGGCGTTCAGGCGGGTGTTGACCCGCTCGATCCAAGCCGCGTCCTGGAACTCTCGGATGAATGGCGCCGTGACGACCAGCCCGACGCCGACATCCGCGTTCTCCTGAATGGTCGCCAGCACCGCTTCGTACTCGTGCGGGCGAACCTGCTCAAGGTAGGTCTGTGACTCGCGATCGTGCGCTGGTTGCCCGAGCTCTTCGAGAAGTCGCTCGACCACGGCCCTCGTGGTCGTGTCCTTATCGATGATGGCGGTGCCGGTGAGGCGTGACAGCACGCGGCTCAGCTCCGACTTACCCGAGCCCGCGTAGCCACCGATCAGGAACGTGTGCGGCTGGTGCGGCTCACCGTTCGCGGTTGGCGAGGTGATACCGCTCCGGACGATCCGGCGTGAGCGGGAAACGGCCTCGACGAGGCCGTCTTTGACGAGGTGCTCCATCGCCTTGTTGACGGCCCAGGTGCTTACACCCATCTGGTCGGCGAGATCGCGGGACGAGGCAAGTGCCTCCCCGTCGCGGAGCCTGCCCGCCTCGATGTCATTCCGGATGATTCGTTCCACCCGTTCGACCTTCTTACCGCCCACGTCCTCGGCGCTGTACTGCGGCATGTGACCTACCTCACATTAATGAACTCTCAACTGGATGGTTCCAGCCTAACAACTGGGTTGGTGAGGATCATCCACTGGCTGCGCGCGTCCGCCAAACCGGCTTGTTCGAGCCAACCAGTTGACATGGTGAACAACCCAACTGCTAGTTTTCCTCTCAACAGGTCTGTGACCGGCGACATAGAGCCACGTCACAGACAGGGTTCTCGGGCCGATGGACGGTCCGAGGTCACGGCATCGAGGAGAACGTCATGTCGAGGTACCGCATCGGGGCGCTGGACTCAGCGCGTCAGTACTTGTTCGAGGCCGGTCACGCACTGGGTGCGGCCGCCCGGGCCCTGGTCACGCACGGTCACGGCCGAGAGGACGACGGCACCGCCGAGGTCGGCCGTGAGGCGCTGGCCATGTCGGTCCGCACCGAGGAACTGAAGGCCACCGTCCGCGAGGCACACGAGGCGGCTCGCGCCGCTGAGGTACAGGACGACGAGAGCACTGGGGGCAATCGATGATCCCGGCCGCTCTCGTCGTCCTGTACGCCGTTGTGGCGGTAGTCCTGCTCGGAGCGGCGGTGATCGCATGGGCTCGCTGAACACATTCACGGCCTACGACGCGTTCGCCGCCGAGCCGTCGTTGACCGCCCTCGCCGCCATTGCCGCCGAGGAGCCCGTCATCGCTGCCGAGGTCGCCGTAGTCGATGCCGAGTGCCGCCTTGCGGCCTCGCCCGACGAGGTCGCAGTCAAGGCCCACCGCCGCGCGGTGGTCGCCCTGAACGTCGCCATGCGGACCGCTGTCGAGACCCGCACCAACCGCGCCACGTCTACGGCCCCGGTGTTCGCGCCGGGTGACCCGCTCCGGACGGCCCGCCGGGTCGTCATCCTTCCTGCTGTCCGTACCGCCTGAGAGGAAAATCCCATGGCTGTTCAGATGTCACTGTTCGCGTTCCTGCTGCTCATCACGGCGGCTCTGTTCTGGAAGAACAAGCTCAAGGTGTCGACCGCGCTGTGGATCATGCTCGTCATGTCGGCCGCGCCCCTGAGCATGACCGGCGCAATCCAGAACGGCACCGGCACCGCGGTGGGCTGGATCTTCGAGACCATCGCCGCCATGTTCGCGGGTGCCTGAGCATGACGACCCCCAACGAGTCCATGCCTGGCACCCCCGATGACGGGCTGCCCGGTGCTGACGAGCTGCAGGCGTGGGTGTTCGGCCCCGGTCACGAGGTCGAGGCCTACGGGCTGGACCAGGGCACCGCTCTGGTCCAGCCGGACGGCACCGAGCCTGAGGACGACAACGTGCTGACGGGCGAGGTGATCGACGCCCCGACCGAGCCCGAGGCGGCGCCTGCCCCCAAGGGGCCCCGGGTGATCGAGCAGCGCCCGGCCGACCGGCGCGAGGTGCTGCCGGACTGGCTCAAGTCGCGTGAGGCGTTCCTGGCCACCGCCCGGTGGGCCGTGGGCTACTCCAGCCACGTGTGCGCCTACCACGCGGTGCGCCTGCCGCTGTATGCGCTGCGGCTGGCCGGTCGTGCCCCGATCGGTGCGGGCCGCATCACCTCCACCGTATGGCGGTGGGCGGCCGACTCGGAGAACGTCGAGGTCCGCCGTGCTCTGCTGGCCGCGACCAAGTCCGACCCGGCGGCGTACCTCAAGGTTCGTGGCGACGCCCGTTCCGTGACCCGCCGTCGTGGCGCTCTGGCGGTGTTCGGCCTCGCTACGGCGTCGGCCGCTGTCGCTGGTGTCGCGGTGGCGGCCGACCCGATCTGGCAGGCCGCCACCGCCGCCGTAGCGCTCGGGGTGCTGGGCGTCGTCGGCCGTAACCGTGAGGCCACGATCGCGGGCAACGCGACGTCGTCCGCGAAGATCCCGCCGCTCACCGGTGACCTCATCAAGGAAGCGCTGGTGTCTCTGCGCCTGGGGTCGGTCAACTCCGGGGTGCGGCAGGACGAGCGCGCTATCCGGTTCCTGTCGATCGTGCGGGACGGTGCCGGGTTCCGTGCCGACATCGACCTGCCGCCGGGCGCGACCGCCGGTGAGGTCATGGAGAAGCGTTCCCAGCTCGCGTCCGGGCTGCGCCGCCCGATCGGGTGCGTGTGGCCCGAGGGCGACCCCGAGGTCCACGAGGGCCGCCTGATCCTCTACGTCGGCGACAAGTCGCTCTCGCAGTCCGACCCCACCCCGTGGCCGCTGGCGCGCAAAGGCACGGTGAACGTGTTCGAGCCGTTCCGGGTCGGGGTGGACCAGCGCGGCCGCAAGGTGGACATGACCCTCATGTACGCCTCCGGCATCGTCGGCAGCATCCCGCGTATGGGCAAGACGTTCACGCTGCGCCTGCTGCTGCTCGCGGCCGCGCTGGACCCGCGGGTGGAGATCCACGCGCACGACCTGCGCGGCGGCGCCGACCTCGACCCCCTGGCCAAGGTCGCGCACTACTACCGCTCCGGTGACGACCCCGAGGACATCGCCGCCCTGCTGGCCGGGCTCAAGGCTGTGCAGAAGGAGATGCGCCGCCGGTACAAGCTCATCCGTACCCTGCCCAAGGACATCTGCCCCGAGGGCAAGGTCACCGACGCCCTGGCCAGTGACAAGCGGCTGGGCATGCACCCGATCTTCATGGCCTACGACGAGACCCAGGTCATGTATGAGCACCCCACCCA is drawn from Promicromonospora sp. Populi and contains these coding sequences:
- a CDS encoding SGNH/GDSL hydrolase family protein, which produces MTAPAGRERCSRLLALGDSITVGVGDTVGPDAEYGPGWAAHLATVLGMEAFTNLASNGARSHDVARTQLDAALALRPRVATVLVGGNDVLRSDFDARLTLTDLHRSVSELVRGGADVVLVRLPVIGLFELSPRLVRHVMRRRVAAINAAVDEVAVAVGAAEASAPGPGNGPKSARGRVVVVDATQAIASAGAKAWHVDRVHPSPAGHRRLALAAATALADLDPAYLAALVPPSENGAVSPASTARKATQFSPAEVGTGTPRAAALAALLPEAPDPPSVWQRVVWLLRAGLPWCLRRGRDFLPGLLRAVVHDLRAERAFTPGGMLTSFADSGLDPRRRIGRG
- a CDS encoding carboxymuconolactone decarboxylase family protein; translated protein: MSENEALRAERFASGKAVLDSIHDDPGHSVIDSLADIAPELGHQIVAWGYGDIYARSELEPQQRQLVTLGILTALGGSEAQLEVHIDASLNVGLTPEQIIEVFLHSAVYCGFPRALNAVGAARKVFAERGLMPLA
- a CDS encoding O-methyltransferase, which encodes MAQTYEFRPAKAAQRKMIVDASRRLTQIAPFDSYQYVGFGGLEFIDFVEFHRALGIPKMTSIERDTQMQHRLEFNKPYRSIRLLMGEARDQLPEVDWTIPSIVWLDYTDVLTTGVLHDVDFVIRSCCPGSVVIVTINGASSGVRPGDRLDNVRNNLGDLVDDDLSEKDMAGWGPAKVQRGILQARAHTASREAHGLPMRQLFNFHYADGAKMQTWGGIVTSPVMDRTIDTCRFEDLEFIRADEDAFEISVPVFTVREIAFLEEGLAGLHDGALPKIKGVEAGDIKAFARVYRWRAGDR
- a CDS encoding glycosyltransferase, which translates into the protein MRIVHVANFYSPRSGGIRTAMHAMAGQYLSRGHEPVLVVPGKRDGVSVVDGVRLVSLAAPRVPFSGGYRAVVQPGKMRGLLETIAPDRLEVSDRTTLAGLGDWAREAGVPSLMMLHERVDGVLRSWIPGAAEGGHVAAFGATVTPALADRYNRATLTRFDRLVATTQFAAGEVERLAARTRGAALPPLYRVPLGVDLEQFRPDRYSDEARAEYAPPGTALIVLASRQSAEKRPDLAVDAAAQLLRDGRPVRLVVAGSGPLLPKMRNRAEAAGLPHRFLSFVPDRDRLATLLSCADVVIAPGPIETFGLAALEALASGTPVVCSSSSALPEVVGTAGASAAPDAAALALALHDVLDRDPIRRRKDARARAELFPWSATGDAMLELHSRRAFDLTADPIQVGTVERR
- a CDS encoding ATP-binding protein, producing MVTSDTDTTVDAGAEKRFFIEMLTKDIELLPAVVDLVDNSVDGARDLHPDGDLAGQWVKIDLSEEAFTISDNSGGISASIARHYAFRFGRSRDFAGVKRSVGQFGVGMKRAIFKIGSAFEVESAYRDPNARGQDSQFKLAVDVEEWAQQQDWTFEFDTVQEGISLPPDEVRGTTIAITDLHQSVQDDLCDPSVQKLLRTELRVRHQESIQHGLKIYLNGGEPLAASRPALQVSDVVKPVFKEFQVRSGEGVVDVKLYAGTVATRREKDRGFEDDGQAENFQDPGDAGWYLFCNDRLLLVADRSPITGWGNPAAAYHPQYRRFRGFVYLSSDDAGLLPWNTTKTAVDRDSPVFRAVQSEMKTTLVAVQAVLNREKQVRARIEDEDEKPEIVAAFDAAPEQPIASLAVSAQMVAPASPPAKPRSPAPRIQRVQYTVDLDKFKEVADLLGASSGSEVGRLTFDYFYDQEID
- a CDS encoding type II toxin-antitoxin system PemK/MazF family toxin, producing MNVQRGDVIWLSMDPTVGREQAKRRPHLVLSSARQHRAMRLAIVVPLTSTDKPWPTRVQVAPSSYAICEQPRTVSLERVTRHDATGHDTTAVVTVIRTLIDPA
- a CDS encoding DUF402 domain-containing protein, with protein sequence MVDGTCAERFSWPVEHLGQDEHGTWLGARRGNPVRQPDGRREEAQEHDAVWLVAEGAWCLPAFWFTDSTDLTIDICTPPRLDGGVWTFVDLELDLFRNADGCAGIVDQDEFDELALSGHLTDSQVATATEVAQSLLPLVQMEAEPFGGAARAWLRSLRS